A window of Zingiber officinale cultivar Zhangliang chromosome 5A, Zo_v1.1, whole genome shotgun sequence contains these coding sequences:
- the LOC121982180 gene encoding serine/threonine-protein kinase STY13-like, with protein sequence MESGNGFFPLEECCLDPKWLIDPKLLFVGPKIGEGAHAKVYEGKYKNQNVAVKVMQKGDNPEEVAKREGRFMREVTMLARVQHKNLVKFIGACKEPVMVVVTELLLGASLRKYLISMRPRSLERRIAVGFALDIARAMECLHSHGIIHRDLKPENMLLTADQRTVKLADLGLAREETLTEMMTAETGTYRWMAPELYSTVTLRHGEKKHYNHKVDVYSFAIVLWELLHNRLPFEGMSNLQAAYAAAFKNSRPSADDLPDEVALILTSCWQEDPNSRPNFTQIVQMLLHYLSTLSPPDQVIPLRAFSSENVVLPPESPGTSSLMAARDEEGNTTKGGSESKSFFCFGQCF encoded by the exons ATGGAATCTGGCAATGGCTTCTTTCCTCTCGAGGAGTGCTGCCTAGATCCCAAGTGGCTCATCGATCCCAAGTTGCTCTTCGTCGGTCCCAAGATTGGCGAAGGCGCTCATGCTAAGGTTTACGAGGGAAA GTACAAGAACCAAAATGTTGCTGTCAAGGTCATGCAAAAAGGGGACAACCCCGAGGAGGTGGCTAAAAGGGAGGGAAGGTTCATGAGGGAGGTGACGATGCTCGCCCGTGTTCAGCACAAGAACCTCGTTAAG TTTATTGGAGCTTGCAAGGAGCCAGTGATGGTGGTGGTAACCGAGCTTCTTCTTGGTGCATCCCTGCGCAAGTACTTGATAAGTATGAGGCCAAGGAGCTTGGAGCGTCGCATTGCAGTTGGCTTTGCACTGGATATAGCTCGAGCTATGGAATGCTTGCATTCTCATGGGATCATCCATCGTGATCTGAAGCCTG AGAACATGCTATTGACAGCAGATCAGAGGACAGTAAAACTTGCTGATCTTGGTTTGGCAAGAGAAGAAACATTAACAGAGATGATGACTGCTGAAACAGGAACATACCGTTGGATGGCTCCTGAG TTATACAGTACTGTAACATTAAGACATGGGGAAAAGAAACATTACAATCACAAGGTGGATGTATACAGCTTCGCAATTGTGTTATGGGAGCTTCTCCATAATCGGCTTCCTTTTGAAGGCATGTCCAACCTGCAAGCAGCTTATGCAGCTGCTTTCAAG AATTCCAGGCCAAGTGCGGATGACCTTCCAGATGAAGTGGCGCTGATCTTAACTTCTTGTTGGCAAGAGGATCCCAATTCACGCCCCAACTTTACCCAGATAGTTCAGATGCTTCTACATTATCTTTCCACTCTTTCACCACCTGATCAAGTGATCCCTCTGCGCGCCTTCAGTTCAGAGAATGTGGTTTTACCACCTGAATCTCCGGGTACAAGTTCATTGATGGCAGCTCGAGATGAAGAAGGCAACACTACCAAGGGTGGCAGCGAGAGCAAAAGTTTTTTCTGCTTTGGACAGTGCTTTTAG
- the LOC121980105 gene encoding ethylene-responsive transcription factor 3-like, with translation MEETGGAGYQKPPRSGGRRGGGGTETGKSDVGTRYRGVRRRPWGRYAAEIRDPLSKERRWLGTFDTAEQAACAYDIAARAMRGIKARTNFHYPPPPPLPPPAVPPPDRWPNSSYNTLLLRNLINSSPLRPHCYNSPPPPPPPPILCHGIPCVNASSSSDLSCLMPLQHDQKKPTFTPCSSSSSPAPPPPPVAPKRCLADQTEELDEEEDDEFYFNLQTEPPESGLLQEIVNGFYRNRTVDSDSSSSNPKPYDYDHPEANDDGAPAIPQGLLEDVVQFPDLFAMHAIDRSM, from the exons ATGGAGGAAACCGGCGGCGCCGGCTACCAAAAACCACCTCGCAGCGGCGGAAGACGCGGCGGCGGCGGCACGGAGACCGGCAAATCCGACGTCGGCACGCGGTACCGCGGCGTTCGACGGCGACCGTGGGGGCGTTATGCGGCGGAGATTCGTGACCCGCTGTCAAAAGAGCGCCGGTGGCTCGGCACCTTCGACACCGCCGAGCAGGCCGCCTGCGCCTACGACATCGCCGCCCGCGCCATGCGCGGCATCAAGGCTCGCACCAACTTCCATTACCCTccccctcctcctcttcctcccccGGCCGTGCCACCGCCGGACCGCTGGCCGAATAGTAGTTACAACACACTCCTCCTCCGCAACCTCATCAACTCCTCTCCTTTACGCCCGCATTGTTAtaattctcctcctcctcctcctcctcctccaataTTATGCCATGGCATTCCTTGCG tAAATGCTTCGTCTTCTTCGGACTTGTCATGCCTCATGCCGCTGCAACACGATCAGAAGAAGCCTACCTTCACCCCCTGTTCTTCTTCATCATCACCAGCACCACCACCGCCACCTGTTGCTCCTAAGCGTTGCCTGGCTGATCAGACCGAGGAGTTAGACGAGGAGGAGGACGACGAGTTTTATTTTAACTTGCAGACGGAGCCACCGGAGTCAGGACTGCTACAAGAGATCGTCAACGGCTTCTACCGAAATCGGACCGTGGATTCagacagcagcagcagcaaccctAAACCCTACGACTACGATCATCCCGAAGCTAACGACGACGGCGCGCCGGCGATCCCACAAGGTCTGTTGGAGGACGTCGTTCAGTTCCCGGACTTGTTCGCGATGCATGCCATCGATCGTAGCATGTAG